A region of Thermobifida halotolerans DNA encodes the following proteins:
- a CDS encoding TetR/AcrR family transcriptional regulator, producing the protein MVTTTGTRNRIMEAFRKQLAANGYPGISLTAVAEEAGIRKASLYHHFPRGKDELYAAVTRGFVQAQRARLTAALAAGGDLRARLVRLADAAADPSGEVVSFEQRLFDALPFVDEETRDAVSEEYVEGVLRPVVPLFREAVESGELTGADPEFLMNAFFHLARVSDMRPAGEPTAELVADLFLDGARARND; encoded by the coding sequence ATGGTGACCACCACCGGCACCAGGAATCGGATCATGGAGGCGTTCCGGAAGCAGTTGGCCGCCAACGGCTACCCCGGCATCTCCCTCACGGCCGTCGCCGAGGAGGCCGGGATCCGGAAGGCGTCCCTCTACCACCACTTCCCCAGGGGCAAGGACGAACTGTACGCGGCGGTCACGCGCGGCTTCGTCCAGGCCCAGCGCGCCCGCCTCACCGCCGCGCTCGCGGCGGGAGGGGACCTGCGCGCCCGGCTCGTCAGGCTCGCCGACGCCGCGGCCGACCCCTCGGGGGAGGTGGTCTCCTTCGAGCAGCGACTGTTCGACGCGCTGCCGTTCGTCGACGAGGAGACCAGGGACGCGGTCTCCGAGGAGTACGTCGAGGGGGTGCTGCGACCGGTGGTGCCGCTGTTCAGGGAGGCGGTGGAGTCGGGGGAGCTGACCGGGGCCGACCCCGAGTTCCTGATGAACGCCTTCTTCCACCTGGCCCGCGTCTCCGACATGCGGCCGGCGGGCGAGCCGACCGCCGAACTGGTCGCCGACCTGTTCCTCGACGGGGCCCGCGCGAGGAACGACTGA
- a CDS encoding glucose 1-dehydrogenase, translated as MTERLRGRVAAITGGASGIGEATARRFHAEGASVVIADVQDEAGQALAGELGERALFVRTDVSREEDVAALVDTAVDRFGRLDVMFNNAGIMGALGPIDATRLSDADLTIAVNLRGVICGMKHAARVMKPRRSGAIISTSSPAGVLGGIGPHIYSAVKAGVIGLSNSVAAELRQHGIRVNTIIPGAVVSPMTAGIVVDDAGDIAGTQEALSRTALMGRPIQPADVAAGALYLASDDAAFVTGVVLPVDAGLTGASRPSPYTSGRYAQPVALLEAGRRIGTDNR; from the coding sequence ATGACCGAACGCCTGAGAGGACGCGTCGCGGCGATCACCGGCGGAGCCAGCGGCATCGGCGAGGCCACCGCGCGACGCTTCCACGCCGAGGGCGCCAGCGTCGTGATCGCCGACGTCCAGGACGAGGCCGGGCAGGCCCTGGCCGGGGAGCTGGGCGAGCGCGCGCTGTTCGTGCGCACCGACGTCAGCCGCGAGGAGGACGTCGCCGCGCTCGTCGACACCGCGGTCGACCGCTTCGGCCGACTCGACGTGATGTTCAACAACGCCGGGATCATGGGCGCGCTCGGCCCCATCGACGCCACCCGGCTGTCCGACGCCGACCTCACCATCGCGGTGAACCTGCGCGGCGTCATCTGCGGGATGAAGCACGCGGCCCGGGTCATGAAACCCCGGCGCAGCGGCGCCATCATCTCCACCTCCAGCCCCGCCGGGGTGCTGGGCGGGATCGGACCGCACATCTACAGCGCGGTCAAGGCCGGCGTCATCGGCCTGTCCAACTCGGTCGCGGCCGAGCTGCGCCAGCACGGCATCCGGGTCAACACGATCATCCCCGGGGCCGTGGTCTCGCCCATGACCGCCGGGATCGTCGTCGACGACGCGGGCGACATCGCCGGAACCCAGGAGGCGCTGAGCCGCACCGCCCTCATGGGGCGTCCCATCCAGCCCGCCGACGTCGCCGCGGGCGCTCTCTACCTGGCCAGCGACGACGCCGCGTTCGTCACCGGCGTCGTGCTGCCGGTGGACGCCGGACTGACCGGGGCGAGTCGGCCCTCCCCCTACACCTCGGGACGCTACGCACAACCCGTCGCCCTGCTGGAAGCCGGTCGACGCATCGGAACGGACAACCGATGA
- a CDS encoding acyl-CoA dehydrogenase family protein — protein sequence MSTGFSAEAEDFGRTVADVLADLWGDATAAPDGDLARLWKTAAAQGWFELASERALDFLVAAVRELGRRACPLPVVDAYVAGLLLGADHAERVASGRLRPVVAVVDDPGTDTADHCEAAPHATHVLLVHPGSGRVRLAPISRVEPTPGLAVPAWSRVGVAEPETELRAEAALIDDALAVWTLGLAVRALGAAGRGHELAVAHAATREQFGRVIGGFGAVQQRVAACHIEVGAAEALVKDAVGHGLAESGEWTLAAALAVRYVGDTATSVMFGAQHTLGAIGFFEEHEAAWLFRRVHADVARLRAAARHATGVSRALVEQGRSLPSFHLGEAAEEFRSRIRALLAEHRVVDGHGRQDHDRERLRAAMAERGLFSLGWPVEEGGREAGVAEQAVLNEEMKYARGPVDRAMSAAMLLGHSILKHGTPEQKAEFLPLIRRGEMRFCLGYSEPEAGSDLASLRTGAVRDGDHWVVNGQKSWTTRAHTASHVWLAVRTDPDAVPRHAGITIFLVPMDTPGITVQRHTALSGEVSCTVFYDDVRVPDSARVGEVNGGWRVITDALAAERVVMGGVAATLLRQLDDLLEHLRTDPERMLGADGSGKRERLESLAARLQAARALVLEATRAMAGGGGSDLAAPMAGVLGGELAEDFGQGVLELLGPDAALGADVPRAPGGGVFERALRTSPMFVIGGGTNDIQRAIVARGLGLPREERAARGRGAGCGPR from the coding sequence GTGTCTACCGGATTCAGCGCTGAGGCGGAGGACTTCGGCCGCACCGTCGCCGACGTCCTCGCCGACCTGTGGGGGGACGCCACCGCGGCGCCCGACGGCGACCTCGCCCGGCTGTGGAAGACCGCCGCCGCGCAGGGATGGTTCGAGCTCGCCTCCGAGCGGGCCCTGGACTTCCTGGTCGCCGCGGTCCGCGAACTCGGCAGGCGGGCCTGCCCGCTGCCGGTCGTCGACGCCTACGTCGCCGGGCTGCTGCTCGGCGCCGACCACGCCGAGCGGGTCGCCTCCGGGCGGCTGCGCCCCGTCGTCGCGGTCGTCGACGACCCCGGCACGGACACGGCCGACCACTGCGAGGCCGCCCCGCACGCCACCCACGTCCTGCTGGTGCACCCCGGCAGCGGGCGGGTGCGGCTGGCACCGATCAGCCGGGTCGAGCCGACCCCCGGACTGGCGGTGCCCGCCTGGTCGCGGGTGGGCGTCGCCGAACCGGAGACCGAACTGCGGGCCGAGGCCGCGCTGATCGACGACGCCCTGGCGGTGTGGACCCTGGGACTGGCGGTGCGGGCGCTGGGCGCGGCCGGGCGCGGCCACGAACTGGCCGTCGCCCACGCCGCCACGCGGGAGCAGTTCGGCCGCGTCATCGGCGGCTTCGGCGCGGTGCAGCAGCGGGTCGCCGCCTGCCACATCGAGGTCGGCGCGGCCGAGGCGCTCGTCAAGGACGCGGTCGGCCACGGCCTGGCGGAGAGCGGCGAGTGGACGCTGGCCGCGGCGCTGGCCGTGCGCTACGTCGGCGACACGGCCACGTCGGTCATGTTCGGCGCGCAGCACACCCTGGGCGCGATCGGGTTCTTCGAGGAGCACGAGGCCGCCTGGCTGTTCCGCCGGGTGCACGCCGACGTGGCGCGGCTGCGCGCGGCGGCCCGCCACGCCACCGGGGTCAGCCGCGCACTGGTGGAGCAGGGCCGCTCGCTGCCGTCCTTCCACCTCGGCGAGGCCGCCGAGGAGTTTCGCTCCCGCATCCGCGCGCTGCTCGCCGAGCACCGCGTCGTCGACGGACACGGCCGTCAGGACCACGACCGGGAGCGGCTGCGCGCGGCGATGGCCGAGCGCGGACTGTTCAGCCTCGGCTGGCCCGTCGAGGAGGGCGGCCGGGAGGCCGGGGTCGCCGAGCAGGCCGTCCTCAACGAGGAGATGAAGTACGCGCGCGGCCCGGTCGACCGCGCGATGAGCGCCGCGATGCTGCTGGGCCACTCGATCCTGAAGCACGGCACCCCGGAGCAGAAGGCGGAGTTCCTGCCGCTGATCCGACGCGGCGAGATGCGCTTCTGCCTGGGCTACAGCGAACCGGAGGCGGGGTCGGACCTGGCGTCCCTGCGCACCGGGGCGGTCCGCGACGGCGACCACTGGGTCGTCAACGGCCAGAAGTCGTGGACCACCAGGGCGCACACCGCCAGCCACGTGTGGCTGGCGGTGCGCACCGATCCCGACGCGGTGCCCCGCCACGCGGGCATCACGATCTTCCTGGTGCCGATGGACACCCCCGGCATCACGGTCCAGCGGCACACCGCGCTGTCCGGTGAGGTCTCCTGCACCGTGTTCTACGACGACGTGCGGGTGCCCGACAGCGCGCGCGTGGGCGAGGTCAACGGCGGCTGGCGGGTCATCACCGACGCCCTGGCGGCCGAGCGCGTCGTCATGGGCGGGGTCGCCGCCACACTGCTGCGCCAGCTCGACGACCTGCTGGAGCACCTGCGCACCGACCCCGAGCGGATGCTGGGGGCGGACGGCTCGGGCAAGCGGGAGCGGCTGGAGTCCCTGGCGGCCCGGCTCCAGGCCGCCCGCGCCCTCGTGCTGGAGGCGACGCGGGCCATGGCCGGGGGCGGGGGCTCGGACCTGGCCGCCCCGATGGCCGGGGTCCTCGGCGGCGAACTCGCCGAGGACTTCGGCCAGGGCGTGCTGGAACTGCTGGGCCCGGACGCGGCGCTGGGCGCGGACGTGCCCCGCGCCCCCGGCGGCGGCGTGTTCGAGCGGGCGCTGCGCACCTCGCCGATGTTCGTCATCGGAGGGGGCACCAACGACATCCAGCGCGCGATCGTCGCGCGCGGCCTGGGCCTGCCGCGCGAGGAGCGCGCGGCGCGCGGAAGGGGCGCCGGATGCGGACCGCGCTGA
- the exaC gene encoding acetaldehyde dehydrogenase ExaC encodes MTVYAAPGTTGSIVEYRSRYDNFIGGEYVPPVKGDYFANVTPVTGRPFTEVARSTAEDVDRAVDAAEKAAPAWGRTSPAERALVLNRIADRVEASLEKLAVAETWENGKPVRETLAADLPLVVDHFRYFAGAIRAQEGRTSQIDDTTVAYHFNEPLGVVGQIIPWNFPLLMAAWKLAPALAAGNAVVLKPAEQTPASIHLLVELVADLLPAGVLNVVNGFGAEAGRPLAQHSRVRKVAFTGETTTGRLIMQYASENLIPVTLELGGKSPNIFFSDVAAERDAFYDKALEGFALFALNSGEVCTCPSRALVQADIYDAFLADAVERTRAIRTGNPLDTETMIGAQASNDQLEKILSYIDIGRQEGAKVLLGGERLEHEGDLAGGYYVAPTVFEGHNGMRIFQEEIFGPVVSVTRFDDYADAVAIANDTLYGLGAGVWSRSGTTAYRAGRDIQAGRVWVNNYHAYPAHAAFGGYKQSGIGRENHHMMLQHYQQTKNLLVSYSDNALGLF; translated from the coding sequence GTGACCGTCTACGCGGCGCCGGGCACGACCGGCAGCATCGTCGAGTACCGGTCCCGGTACGACAACTTCATCGGCGGCGAGTACGTGCCCCCGGTCAAGGGAGACTACTTCGCCAACGTCACCCCCGTCACCGGGCGCCCCTTCACCGAGGTCGCCCGCAGCACCGCCGAGGACGTGGACCGGGCGGTGGACGCCGCCGAGAAGGCCGCGCCCGCGTGGGGGCGCACCTCCCCGGCGGAGCGCGCGCTCGTCCTCAACCGCATCGCCGACCGGGTCGAGGCCAGCCTGGAGAAGCTGGCGGTCGCCGAGACCTGGGAGAACGGCAAGCCGGTGCGCGAGACCCTCGCCGCTGACCTGCCGCTGGTCGTGGACCACTTCCGCTACTTCGCGGGGGCGATCCGCGCCCAGGAGGGCCGCACCTCCCAGATCGACGACACCACCGTGGCCTACCACTTCAACGAACCGCTGGGCGTGGTCGGGCAGATCATCCCGTGGAACTTCCCGCTGCTCATGGCGGCGTGGAAGCTCGCCCCGGCGCTGGCGGCGGGCAACGCCGTGGTGCTCAAGCCGGCCGAGCAGACCCCCGCCTCCATCCACCTGCTGGTGGAGCTGGTCGCCGACCTGCTCCCGGCGGGCGTGCTCAACGTGGTCAACGGCTTCGGCGCGGAGGCGGGCAGGCCGTTGGCGCAGCACAGCCGGGTCCGCAAGGTCGCCTTCACCGGCGAGACCACCACGGGACGGCTGATCATGCAGTACGCCAGCGAGAACCTGATCCCGGTGACGCTGGAGCTGGGCGGCAAGAGCCCCAACATCTTCTTCTCCGACGTGGCCGCCGAGCGGGACGCGTTCTACGACAAGGCGCTGGAGGGCTTCGCGCTGTTCGCGCTGAACTCCGGCGAGGTGTGCACCTGCCCGTCGCGGGCGCTGGTCCAGGCCGACATCTACGACGCCTTCCTCGCCGACGCCGTGGAGCGGACCCGCGCGATCAGGACGGGCAACCCGCTGGACACCGAGACGATGATCGGCGCGCAGGCCAGCAACGACCAGTTGGAGAAGATCCTGTCCTACATCGACATCGGCAGGCAGGAGGGCGCGAAGGTCCTGCTGGGCGGGGAGCGCCTGGAGCACGAGGGCGACCTGGCGGGCGGCTACTACGTGGCGCCGACGGTCTTCGAGGGCCACAACGGGATGCGGATCTTCCAGGAGGAGATCTTCGGCCCGGTGGTCTCGGTGACCCGGTTCGACGACTACGCCGACGCCGTCGCGATCGCCAACGACACCCTGTACGGACTGGGCGCGGGCGTGTGGTCGCGCAGCGGCACCACCGCCTACCGGGCGGGCCGCGACATCCAGGCGGGCCGGGTGTGGGTGAACAACTACCACGCCTACCCGGCGCACGCCGCCTTCGGGGGCTACAAGCAGTCGGGCATCGGCCGGGAGAACCACCACATGATGCTGCAGCACTACCAGCAGACCAAGAACCTGCTGGTCAGCTACTCGGATAACGCGCTGGGGCTGTTCTAG
- a CDS encoding TetR/AcrR family transcriptional regulator has protein sequence MDTPPRKDRSGRPRDPDVDRRITAAALQVFGRLGWSGFSMEAVARAAGVGKASLYLRWSSKEELLTEAVASRFAPIAEIDNGDVHTDLLEFADLLMELFHGPDGLAARRMAVESRLTPGIAERWQRVRESQIRASRAIVKRAVARGELSPHTPVSLLLDALHGAVVNHSLAAPEHIRQQAAARRRYARRLVDFLLASLRAHTAERPGRALEADVDSVTIR, from the coding sequence ATGGACACGCCCCCTCGCAAGGACCGCAGCGGACGCCCCCGCGACCCGGACGTGGACCGGCGGATCACCGCGGCCGCCCTCCAGGTGTTCGGCCGGCTCGGCTGGTCGGGCTTCAGCATGGAGGCCGTGGCACGCGCGGCCGGGGTCGGCAAGGCCTCGCTCTACCTGCGCTGGAGCAGCAAGGAGGAACTGCTGACCGAGGCGGTGGCCAGCCGTTTCGCGCCGATCGCCGAGATCGACAACGGCGACGTCCACACCGACCTGCTGGAGTTCGCCGACCTGCTGATGGAACTGTTCCACGGCCCCGACGGACTGGCGGCGCGGCGCATGGCGGTGGAGTCGCGCCTCACCCCGGGCATCGCCGAACGCTGGCAGCGGGTGCGCGAGTCGCAGATCCGGGCGTCGCGGGCGATCGTCAAGCGCGCCGTCGCCCGGGGCGAACTGAGCCCGCACACGCCGGTGTCCCTGCTGCTCGACGCCCTCCACGGCGCGGTGGTCAACCACTCGCTCGCCGCCCCCGAGCACATCCGGCAGCAGGCCGCGGCCCGCCGCCGCTACGCCCGGAGGCTGGTCGACTTCCTGCTCGCCTCACTGCGCGCGCACACCGCCGAGCGGCCCGGCCGTGCCTTGGAGGCGGATGTGGACAGCGTCACAATTCGATGA
- a CDS encoding nitronate monooxygenase has translation MRTALTDMLGVDVPLVGFNRSPGVVAEVTRAGGFGVLAATSYSPEELDVQLTWIEERVQGRPYGVDLLVPATTTVGDPADLVASLRAQIPAEHIEFVRGLLERYGVDPGDLSRGFGAADDQVEGIAPTGVEALLDVAFSHDISLVANALGPPPPSLVERGRKAGVAVAALVGRAEHALRQLDAGVDLLVAQGTEAGGHTGTVATMVLTPEIVHIAGDTPVLAAGGIASGAQMAAALALGAAGVWCGSVWLNSVEDITPVHVKRKFQTAASTDTVRSRTRTGKPARQLRSAWHDEWERPGSPEPLGMPLQMMLAKDAWQRIDAAAEAGAEGARELESFFVGQVVGSFEEPRPTARIVAEIAAECEERIAGLWRML, from the coding sequence ATGCGGACCGCGCTGACCGACATGCTCGGCGTCGACGTCCCCCTGGTCGGGTTCAACCGCTCCCCGGGAGTGGTCGCCGAGGTCACCAGGGCGGGCGGCTTCGGGGTGCTGGCCGCCACCTCCTACAGCCCCGAGGAGTTGGACGTCCAGCTCACCTGGATCGAGGAGCGGGTGCAGGGGCGGCCCTACGGCGTGGACCTGCTGGTGCCCGCCACGACGACGGTCGGCGACCCGGCCGACCTCGTGGCGAGCCTGCGCGCGCAGATCCCCGCCGAGCACATCGAGTTCGTCCGGGGCCTGCTGGAGCGCTACGGCGTGGACCCCGGCGACCTGTCCCGGGGGTTCGGCGCGGCCGACGACCAGGTCGAGGGCATCGCCCCGACGGGGGTGGAGGCGCTGCTGGACGTCGCGTTCTCCCACGACATCTCCCTGGTCGCCAACGCGCTCGGACCGCCGCCGCCGTCACTGGTGGAGCGCGGCAGGAAGGCGGGAGTCGCGGTGGCCGCGCTGGTCGGCAGGGCCGAACACGCGCTCAGGCAGCTCGACGCCGGGGTGGACCTGCTGGTCGCGCAGGGCACGGAGGCGGGCGGGCACACCGGCACCGTCGCCACCATGGTGCTCACCCCCGAGATCGTCCACATCGCCGGGGACACGCCGGTGCTGGCGGCGGGCGGGATCGCCTCGGGCGCTCAGATGGCCGCGGCGCTGGCGCTGGGCGCGGCGGGCGTGTGGTGCGGGTCGGTGTGGCTGAACAGCGTCGAGGACATCACGCCGGTGCACGTCAAGCGGAAGTTCCAGACCGCGGCCAGCACCGACACGGTGCGTTCGCGCACCCGCACCGGCAAGCCCGCCCGTCAACTGCGCAGCGCCTGGCACGACGAGTGGGAGCGTCCCGGCAGCCCCGAGCCGCTGGGCATGCCGCTGCAGATGATGCTGGCCAAGGACGCCTGGCAGCGCATCGACGCGGCGGCCGAGGCGGGGGCGGAGGGCGCCCGGGAGCTGGAGTCGTTCTTCGTCGGGCAGGTCGTGGGCTCCTTCGAGGAGCCGCGGCCCACCGCCCGGATCGTCGCGGAGATCGCCGCCGAGTGCGAGGAGCGCATCGCCGGCCTCTGGCGGATGCTGTGA
- a CDS encoding nuclear transport factor 2 family protein, with protein MTATNPEAVAALLRRVQRLEEMETARNHLHRYAAALDDPVPEEVAALFTEDGVLRTRRGDAAGRQGIAEFYRRLLEIDPAEKRHFIVAPETTWLEPGLVEIASYFLFTGRGADRSAIGWGTYVDRIRVTGDEALIAEKTITMHVGTDLGTGWAA; from the coding sequence ATGACCGCGACGAACCCGGAAGCCGTGGCGGCCCTGCTGCGCCGCGTCCAACGGCTGGAGGAGATGGAGACCGCGCGCAACCACCTGCACCGCTACGCCGCGGCCCTGGACGACCCCGTCCCCGAGGAGGTCGCGGCCCTGTTCACCGAGGACGGCGTGCTGCGCACGCGGCGGGGCGACGCCGCCGGGCGGCAGGGGATCGCGGAGTTCTACCGCAGGCTGCTGGAGATCGACCCCGCGGAGAAGCGCCACTTCATCGTCGCCCCCGAAACCACCTGGCTGGAGCCGGGCCTGGTGGAGATCGCCTCCTACTTCCTCTTCACCGGCCGCGGCGCCGACCGCTCGGCCATCGGCTGGGGCACCTACGTCGACCGCATCCGCGTCACGGGTGACGAGGCGCTGATCGCGGAGAAGACCATCACCATGCACGTCGGCACCGACCTGGGCACCGGCTGGGCCGCCTGA
- a CDS encoding aldehyde dehydrogenase produces MEGESIVSLTERPELFIGGRWVRSRETRRVEVRNPATGAYVGSAALASTADIDDAVAAARASFDSGVWADTPPERRAAVLHRAADLLEARAPELAGLITSELGCPIWFSERAHVPNPIRHLRYYADLAKDFSYDEHRSDGANTSIVTQVPVGVVAAITPWNGPLSTPALKVAPALAAGCSVVLKQPPETPLSAYNLADALTEAGLPDGVLNIVPADRAEGAYLVNHPQVDKVAFTGSSAAGRKIMADCAERIARVTLELGGKSAAIILDDADVDKVVPALLPMAFMVNGQACIAQTRLLVPRSRKDEIVDAFARAISDQRVGDPADPATMIGPMVSRRQQERVEGYIATGRSEGARVVVGGERPRLPSELAGGWFVAPTLLSDVHNSMRVAQEEIFGPVLAVIDYGSDEEAVAIANDSVYGLSGSVWSGDDGRALAVARRMRTGMVSLNGRPQAFGTPFGGFKQSGVGREMGPEGFRAYLETMSIAVGS; encoded by the coding sequence ATGGAGGGTGAGAGCATCGTGTCTTTGACGGAGCGTCCGGAACTGTTCATCGGGGGACGCTGGGTCAGGAGCAGGGAAACCCGGCGGGTCGAGGTGCGCAACCCGGCCACCGGCGCCTACGTCGGAAGCGCCGCCCTGGCCTCGACCGCGGACATCGACGACGCCGTCGCCGCCGCCCGCGCCAGCTTCGACTCCGGCGTGTGGGCCGACACCCCGCCCGAGCGGCGTGCCGCGGTCCTGCACCGGGCCGCCGACCTGCTGGAGGCGCGCGCCCCCGAACTCGCCGGGCTCATCACCTCCGAGCTCGGCTGCCCGATCTGGTTCAGCGAGCGCGCCCACGTCCCCAACCCCATCCGCCACCTGCGCTACTACGCCGATCTGGCCAAGGACTTCAGCTACGACGAGCACCGCAGCGACGGCGCCAACACCAGCATCGTCACCCAGGTCCCCGTCGGTGTCGTCGCCGCCATCACCCCCTGGAACGGGCCGCTGAGCACCCCCGCGCTGAAGGTCGCCCCCGCCCTGGCCGCGGGCTGCTCGGTCGTCCTCAAGCAGCCGCCGGAGACCCCGCTGTCGGCCTACAACCTCGCCGACGCCCTCACCGAGGCGGGCCTGCCCGACGGCGTGCTCAACATCGTCCCCGCCGACCGCGCCGAAGGCGCCTACCTCGTCAACCACCCCCAGGTCGACAAGGTCGCCTTCACCGGAAGCTCGGCCGCGGGCAGGAAGATCATGGCCGACTGCGCCGAGCGGATCGCCCGGGTCACACTGGAACTCGGCGGCAAGTCCGCCGCGATCATTCTCGACGACGCCGACGTCGACAAGGTCGTTCCCGCCCTGCTGCCGATGGCGTTCATGGTCAACGGCCAGGCCTGCATCGCCCAGACCCGGCTGCTGGTGCCCCGCTCCCGCAAGGACGAGATCGTCGACGCGTTCGCCCGCGCGATCAGCGACCAGCGGGTCGGCGACCCCGCCGACCCCGCCACGATGATCGGCCCCATGGTCAGCCGGCGCCAGCAGGAACGCGTCGAGGGCTACATCGCCACCGGACGCTCCGAGGGCGCCCGCGTCGTCGTCGGCGGAGAGCGCCCCCGCCTGCCGTCGGAGCTGGCGGGCGGCTGGTTCGTCGCGCCCACCCTGCTCTCCGACGTCCACAACTCGATGCGCGTGGCCCAGGAGGAGATCTTCGGCCCCGTGCTCGCCGTCATCGACTACGGCAGCGACGAGGAGGCCGTCGCCATCGCCAACGACTCCGTCTACGGCCTGTCCGGCTCGGTGTGGAGCGGCGACGACGGACGCGCCCTGGCCGTCGCCCGCCGTATGCGCACCGGAATGGTCAGCCTCAACGGCCGGCCCCAGGCCTTCGGCACTCCCTTCGGCGGCTTCAAGCAGTCCGGCGTCGGCCGGGAGATGGGCCCCGAGGGATTCCGGGCCTACCTGGAGACCATGTCCATCGCCGTCGGCTCCTGA
- a CDS encoding SDR family NAD(P)-dependent oxidoreductase: MTTPGRLADRVALITGAGSGFGRASALRFAAEGASLACVDLDADAAGRVAAQITEAGGAAIALAADVSSAADAERMTADTLARFGRIDVVFANAGVSGSGDAADTTEEEWDRVIAVNLKGVWLTSRYALPHMVERGRGAVINQASVGGLIGIPGIFPYAAAKGGVVSITRQMAAAYAPDNIRVNAICPGGVYTPLVERSRRKRGLTAATVEEANAAAARNYPLGRLGTVDDIASLALFLASDEADWITGGVYTVDGGRSAVGTLPA; encoded by the coding sequence ATGACGACACCAGGACGGTTGGCGGACAGGGTCGCGCTGATCACCGGCGCCGGGTCGGGCTTCGGCCGCGCCAGCGCGCTGCGCTTCGCCGCCGAGGGCGCCTCACTCGCCTGCGTCGACCTCGACGCCGACGCGGCCGGACGGGTCGCCGCGCAGATCACCGAGGCGGGCGGCGCCGCGATCGCCCTGGCCGCCGACGTCTCCTCCGCGGCCGACGCCGAGCGGATGACCGCCGACACCCTCGCCCGCTTCGGCCGCATCGACGTCGTCTTCGCCAACGCGGGCGTCTCCGGCTCCGGTGACGCCGCCGACACCACCGAGGAGGAGTGGGACCGGGTCATCGCCGTCAATCTCAAGGGCGTGTGGCTGACCTCCAGGTACGCGCTGCCGCACATGGTCGAGCGCGGACGGGGCGCCGTCATCAACCAGGCCAGCGTCGGCGGCCTCATCGGCATCCCCGGCATCTTCCCCTACGCCGCGGCCAAGGGCGGCGTCGTCTCCATCACCCGGCAGATGGCCGCCGCCTACGCCCCCGACAACATCCGCGTCAACGCGATCTGCCCGGGAGGCGTCTACACCCCGCTGGTGGAGCGGTCCCGCCGGAAACGCGGTCTCACCGCGGCCACCGTCGAGGAGGCCAACGCCGCCGCCGCACGCAACTACCCCCTGGGCCGCCTCGGCACGGTCGACGACATCGCCTCCCTGGCCCTCTTCCTCGCCAGTGACGAGGCCGACTGGATCACCGGCGGCGTCTACACCGTCGACGGCGGCCGCAGCGCGGTCGGCACACTGCCCGCCTGA
- a CDS encoding DUF779 domain-containing protein: MSLTGAAAELLVRLTERHGPLMFHQSGGCCDGSSPMCYPEGEFRIGASDVHLGDLRVGGLERPVPVWMSKAQFAYWRHTHLTIDVVPGRGGGFSVEAPEGVRFLIRSRLLTEEELSALERCEEG; the protein is encoded by the coding sequence GTGTCGCTGACCGGTGCGGCGGCCGAGTTGCTGGTCCGCCTCACCGAGCGGCACGGCCCGCTGATGTTCCACCAGTCGGGCGGCTGCTGCGACGGCAGTTCGCCGATGTGCTACCCGGAGGGCGAGTTCCGGATCGGCGCGTCCGACGTGCACCTGGGCGACCTGCGGGTCGGAGGACTGGAGCGGCCGGTCCCGGTGTGGATGTCGAAGGCGCAGTTCGCCTACTGGCGGCACACCCACCTGACCATCGACGTGGTTCCGGGGCGGGGCGGCGGCTTCTCGGTGGAGGCGCCCGAGGGGGTGCGGTTCCTGATCCGCTCCCGGCTGCTGACCGAGGAGGAGCTGTCCGCGCTGGAGCGGTGCGAGGAGGGCTGA